From Pseudomonas vanderleydeniana, the proteins below share one genomic window:
- the fleR gene encoding sigma-54-dependent response regulator transcription factor FleR has translation MAAQIKVLLVEDDRALREALADTLLLAGHEFRAVSCAEEALEAVAQEAFSLVVSDVNMPGMDGHQLLARLRARQPLLPVLLMTAHGAVERAVEAMRQGAADYLVKPFEPKALLELVERHALGLSGAVESEGPIAAEPASAQLLELASRVARSDSTVLISGESGTGKEVLARYIHQQSQRGGQPFVAINCAAIPDNMLEATLFGHEKGSFTGAIAAQAGKFEQADGGTILLDEISEMPLGLQAKLLRVLQEREVERVGARKPISLDIRVVATTNRDLAAEVAAGRFREDLYYRLSVFPLAWRPLRERTADILPLAERLLAKHSAKMKHAAVRLSPGAQACLVGYAWPGNVRELDNAIQRALILQQGGLIQAEDFCLAGPIGCAPLPAVRVPSVEADASEMAAVESAGALGDDLRRREFQMIIDTLRAERGRRKEAAERLGISPRTLRYKLAQMRDAGMDVEAYLFAT, from the coding sequence ATGGCTGCACAGATCAAGGTCCTGTTGGTCGAGGATGACCGGGCGCTGCGCGAAGCGCTGGCGGATACCTTGCTGCTGGCGGGGCATGAGTTTCGCGCAGTGAGCTGTGCCGAAGAGGCATTGGAGGCGGTGGCGCAGGAGGCGTTCAGCCTGGTGGTCAGCGATGTGAACATGCCGGGCATGGACGGGCATCAGTTGCTCGCTCGGCTGCGTGCCCGCCAGCCGCTGTTGCCGGTGCTGCTGATGACGGCCCATGGTGCGGTCGAGCGTGCCGTGGAGGCGATGCGCCAGGGCGCTGCCGACTATCTGGTCAAGCCCTTCGAGCCCAAGGCGCTGCTGGAGCTGGTGGAACGTCATGCACTCGGGTTGTCCGGTGCGGTGGAGAGTGAAGGGCCGATTGCCGCCGAGCCGGCCAGTGCGCAGTTGCTCGAGCTGGCTTCGCGGGTCGCCCGCAGTGATTCGACGGTGCTGATCTCCGGCGAGTCGGGGACCGGCAAGGAGGTCCTGGCGCGCTATATCCATCAGCAATCGCAGCGTGGCGGCCAACCGTTTGTCGCGATCAATTGCGCGGCCATCCCGGACAACATGCTCGAGGCTACGCTGTTTGGTCATGAGAAGGGATCGTTCACCGGTGCGATCGCCGCCCAGGCGGGCAAGTTCGAACAGGCCGATGGCGGCACCATCCTGCTCGACGAAATTTCCGAGATGCCCCTGGGCCTGCAGGCCAAGCTGCTACGGGTGCTGCAGGAGCGCGAGGTCGAGCGGGTCGGTGCACGCAAGCCGATTTCCCTGGATATCCGGGTGGTTGCGACCACCAACCGTGACCTGGCCGCCGAGGTGGCGGCAGGGCGGTTCCGCGAGGACCTGTACTACCGGCTGTCGGTTTTTCCGCTGGCCTGGCGTCCGCTACGCGAGCGCACTGCCGATATCCTGCCGTTGGCAGAACGTTTGTTGGCCAAGCACAGTGCGAAAATGAAACACGCTGCCGTCAGATTGTCGCCTGGGGCCCAGGCTTGCCTGGTCGGCTATGCCTGGCCGGGCAACGTGCGCGAACTCGACAATGCGATCCAGCGGGCGTTGATTTTGCAGCAGGGCGGGCTGATCCAGGCCGAGGACTTCTGCCTAGCCGGGCCAATCGGCTGTGCGCCGTTGCCAGCGGTGCGGGTGCCCTCGGTTGAGGCGGACGCCAGTGAAATGGCGGCGGTGGAATCGGCGGGAGCGCTCGGTGACGATCTGCGTCGACGCGAGTTCCAGATGATCATCGATACCCTGCGTGCCGAGCGCGGGCGGCGCAAGGAGGCCGCGGAGCGCCTGGGTATCAGCCCGCGTACGCTGCGCTACAAACTGGCGCAGATGCGCGATGCCGGCATGGATGTGGAAGCCTATCTGTTCGCCACTTGA
- the fliE gene encoding flagellar hook-basal body complex protein FliE, which yields MSQGIEFNRLMLDMRAMQMDAMAQPKSAVAAPEVAGSSFADLLGKAVGKVNDTQQASNQLANAFEIGKSGVDLTDVMIASQKASVSFQALTQVRNKLVQAYQDIMQMPV from the coding sequence ATGAGCCAGGGTATTGAATTTAATCGGTTGATGTTGGACATGCGCGCCATGCAAATGGATGCCATGGCCCAGCCGAAGTCGGCTGTGGCCGCGCCAGAAGTCGCCGGCAGCAGCTTTGCCGACCTGCTCGGCAAGGCCGTTGGCAAGGTCAACGATACCCAGCAGGCCTCTAACCAGCTGGCCAACGCCTTCGAAATCGGCAAGAGCGGCGTGGACCTGACGGATGTGATGATCGCCTCGCAGAAAGCCAGCGTCTCGTTCCAGGCCCTGACCCAGGTTCGCAACAAACTGGTCCAGGCGTATCAAGACATCATGCAGATGCCGGTTTAA
- the fliF gene encoding flagellar basal-body MS-ring/collar protein FliF — protein MAEAVADNVPAKSGATESKPPLFGLSFLENLSEMSMLRQIGLMVGLAASVAIGFAVVLWSQQPDYRPLYGSLAGMDAKQVTETLAAADIPYTVEPNSGALLVKAEDVSRARLKLAAAGVTPTDGNIGFEILDKDQGLGTSQFMEATRYRRGLEGELARTISSLNNVKAARVHLAIPKSSVFVRDERKPSASVLVELYPGRSLEPGQVVAIINLVATSVPELNKSQITVVDQKGNLLSDQAQNSELTMAGKQFDYSRRMESMLTQRVHNILQPILGNDRYKAEVSADVDFSAVESTSEQFNPDQPALRSEQSTSEQRTASNGPQGVPGALSNQPPTPASAPQTTGGATASAGAVQPGQPLLDANGQQIMDPATGQPMLAPYPSDKRQQSTKNFELDRSISHTKQQQGRLTRLSVAVVVDDQVKVNPANGETTRNPWSADELARFTRLVQDAVGFDASRGDSVSVINVPFSAERGEVIADIPFYSQPWFWDVVKQVLGVLFILVLVFGVLRPVLNNITNGGKSKQLAGLGDVELGGMGGLDGELANDRVSLGGPQSILLPSPSEGYDAQLNAIKSLVAEDPGRVAQVVKEWINADE, from the coding sequence ATGGCAGAAGCAGTCGCCGATAACGTACCGGCCAAGTCCGGTGCGACAGAAAGCAAACCTCCGCTGTTTGGTTTGTCCTTTCTGGAAAACCTTTCCGAGATGTCCATGCTCCGTCAGATCGGCCTCATGGTCGGCCTGGCCGCCAGCGTGGCGATTGGTTTTGCCGTGGTGTTGTGGTCCCAGCAACCTGACTACCGGCCGCTCTATGGCAGCCTGGCCGGTATGGATGCCAAGCAGGTCACCGAAACCCTGGCGGCGGCGGACATTCCCTACACTGTCGAACCGAATTCCGGCGCACTGCTGGTCAAGGCCGAAGACGTCTCCCGTGCCCGGCTGAAACTGGCGGCTGCCGGTGTGACGCCGACCGATGGCAACATCGGTTTCGAAATCCTCGACAAGGACCAGGGCCTGGGTACCAGCCAGTTCATGGAAGCGACCCGCTACCGTCGCGGTCTCGAGGGTGAGCTGGCGCGCACCATCTCCAGCCTGAACAATGTCAAGGCCGCACGCGTGCACCTGGCGATTCCGAAAAGCTCGGTGTTCGTGCGCGATGAACGCAAGCCAAGCGCCTCGGTGCTGGTCGAGCTCTATCCTGGTCGCTCCCTGGAGCCGGGCCAGGTGGTGGCGATCATCAACCTGGTGGCGACCAGCGTTCCCGAACTGAACAAGTCGCAGATCACCGTGGTCGACCAGAAGGGCAACCTGCTCTCCGACCAGGCACAGAACTCCGAACTGACCATGGCCGGCAAGCAGTTCGACTACAGCCGTCGCATGGAAAGCATGCTGACCCAGCGCGTGCACAACATCCTGCAGCCGATCCTCGGTAACGATCGCTACAAGGCCGAGGTTTCCGCGGATGTCGATTTCAGCGCGGTCGAATCGACTTCCGAGCAGTTCAACCCGGACCAGCCGGCCCTGCGCAGCGAGCAGTCGACCAGCGAACAGCGCACCGCCAGCAACGGCCCGCAGGGCGTTCCAGGTGCCTTGAGCAACCAGCCGCCAACGCCAGCCTCGGCTCCGCAGACCACCGGTGGCGCCACGGCCTCGGCCGGTGCGGTACAACCGGGCCAGCCATTGCTCGATGCCAACGGCCAGCAGATCATGGATCCGGCCACCGGCCAGCCGATGTTGGCGCCGTATCCGTCGGACAAGCGTCAACAATCGACCAAGAACTTCGAGCTGGACCGTTCCATCAGTCATACCAAGCAGCAGCAGGGTCGCCTGACCCGCCTGTCGGTAGCGGTGGTGGTCGACGACCAGGTCAAGGTCAACCCGGCCAACGGCGAAACCACCCGCAACCCGTGGAGCGCCGACGAATTGGCGCGCTTCACCCGCCTGGTGCAGGATGCCGTCGGTTTCGACGCCAGCCGCGGCGACAGCGTGAGTGTGATCAACGTGCCGTTCTCCGCCGAGCGTGGGGAAGTGATCGCCGATATTCCGTTCTACTCGCAACCCTGGTTCTGGGATGTGGTCAAACAGGTACTGGGCGTGCTGTTCATCCTGGTCCTGGTGTTCGGTGTGCTGCGTCCGGTGCTGAACAACATCACCAACGGTGGCAAGAGCAAGCAACTGGCCGGTCTCGGCGACGTCGAGCTCGGTGGCATGGGCGGCCTGGACGGCGAACTGGCGAACGACCGCGTGAGCCTGGGCGGTCCGCAGAGCATCCTGCTGCCAAGTCCGAGCGAAGGTTATGACGCGCAGTTGAACGCCATCAAGAGTCTGGTAGCCGAAGATCCGGGCCGTGTGGCACAGGTCGTCAAAGAGTGGATTAACGCCGATGAGTAA
- the fliG gene encoding flagellar motor switch protein FliG yields the protein MSNNAAVTQKLTRVDKAAILLLSLGSADAAQVLRHMGPKEVQRVGVAMAQMRNVHREQVEQVMSEFVDIVGDQTSLGVGSDDYVRKMLTQALGEDKANGLIDRILLGGNTSGLDSLKWMEPRAVADVIRYEHPQIQAIVVAYLDPDQAGEVLNNFDHKVRLDIILRVSSLNTVQPAALKELNQILEKQFSGNSNAARTTLGGIKRAADIMNFLDSSIEGQLMDSIREVDEDLSTQIEDLMFVFNNLSDVDDRGIQALLREVSSDVLVLALKGSDENVKEKIFKNMSKRAAELLRDDLEAKGPVRVSDVETAQKEILTIARRMAEAGEIVLGGKGGEEMI from the coding sequence ATGAGTAATAACGCCGCCGTCACCCAGAAGCTGACCCGGGTCGATAAAGCCGCGATCTTGCTGCTGTCGCTGGGTTCGGCCGATGCCGCCCAGGTATTGCGCCACATGGGGCCCAAGGAGGTTCAGCGTGTCGGCGTGGCCATGGCGCAGATGCGCAACGTGCATCGCGAGCAGGTCGAGCAGGTCATGAGCGAATTCGTCGACATCGTCGGCGACCAGACCAGCCTGGGCGTCGGTTCCGACGACTACGTGCGCAAGATGCTCACCCAGGCGCTGGGCGAGGACAAGGCCAACGGCCTGATCGACCGCATCCTGCTCGGGGGCAACACCAGCGGCCTGGACAGCCTCAAGTGGATGGAGCCACGTGCCGTGGCCGACGTCATTCGCTACGAGCACCCGCAGATCCAGGCGATCGTGGTGGCCTACCTCGATCCCGACCAGGCCGGTGAAGTGCTGAACAACTTCGACCACAAGGTGCGCCTGGACATCATTCTGCGGGTTTCCTCGCTGAACACCGTGCAGCCGGCCGCCCTCAAGGAACTCAACCAGATTCTCGAGAAGCAGTTCTCCGGCAACTCCAATGCTGCCCGTACCACCCTGGGCGGTATCAAGCGTGCCGCGGATATCATGAACTTCCTCGACAGCTCGATCGAAGGCCAGCTCATGGATTCGATCCGCGAAGTGGACGAGGACCTGTCGACCCAGATCGAAGACCTCATGTTCGTCTTCAACAACCTGTCCGACGTCGACGACCGCGGCATCCAGGCGCTGCTGCGCGAAGTCTCCTCGGATGTACTGGTACTGGCGCTCAAGGGCTCCGACGAGAACGTCAAGGAAAAGATCTTCAAGAACATGTCCAAGCGTGCGGCGGAACTGCTGCGCGACGACCTCGAGGCCAAGGGCCCGGTACGCGTCAGCGACGTGGAAACCGCGCAGAAGGAAATCCTCACCATCGCCCGCCGTATGGCCGAAGCCGGAGAAATCGTGCTCGGTGGCAAGGGCGGCGAAGAGATGATCTAA
- the fliH gene encoding flagellar assembly protein FliH, translating into MTDPTDLIRARDVSGFDLWSLPSFDPHVEEPEPEPEEEPQAEIEEVPLEEVQPLTLEELETIRQEAYNEGFAVGEREGFHSTQIKVRQEAEVALGVKLANLERLMNNLFQPIADQDQQIEKTLVGLVGHITRQVIQRELKTDSSQIEHVLREALKLLPLDADNVRLYINPQDFEQVKALRERHEAKWRIVEDEALMPGGCRVETEHSRIDASVETRIEQAIAQLFDQLHEQSLHPAQPDLAVDLGEFHVPLGTPEPADAS; encoded by the coding sequence ATGACTGATCCAACCGATCTGATCCGCGCGCGGGACGTCAGCGGCTTCGACCTGTGGTCGTTGCCCAGTTTCGACCCGCATGTCGAAGAACCCGAGCCGGAGCCGGAGGAAGAGCCGCAGGCCGAGATCGAGGAGGTGCCGCTGGAGGAAGTCCAGCCACTGACCCTCGAGGAGCTCGAGACCATTCGCCAGGAGGCCTACAACGAAGGCTTCGCGGTGGGTGAGCGCGAAGGTTTTCACAGTACCCAGATCAAGGTCCGCCAGGAGGCCGAGGTGGCCCTGGGGGTCAAGCTGGCCAATCTCGAACGGCTGATGAACAACCTGTTCCAACCGATTGCCGACCAGGACCAGCAGATCGAGAAAACCCTGGTCGGGCTGGTCGGGCACATCACCCGGCAGGTCATCCAGCGTGAGCTCAAGACCGATTCCAGTCAGATCGAGCACGTGCTGCGCGAGGCGCTGAAGCTGCTGCCGCTGGATGCCGACAACGTGCGGCTGTACATCAATCCCCAGGATTTCGAGCAGGTCAAGGCCTTGCGCGAGCGCCACGAGGCCAAGTGGCGGATCGTCGAGGACGAGGCGCTGATGCCGGGCGGCTGTCGGGTCGAGACCGAGCACAGCCGGATCGACGCCAGCGTCGAAACGCGGATCGAACAGGCCATCGCGCAACTGTTCGACCAGCTTCACGAACAATCGCTGCACCCGGCCCAGCCCGACCTCGCGGTCGACCTGGGTGAGTTTCACGTGCCGCTGGGCACCCCGGAACCTGCCGATGCGTCTTGA
- the fliI gene encoding flagellar protein export ATPase FliI: protein MRLERTSFGKRLSSYADAINLPGQPILEGRLLRMVGLTLEAEGLRAAMGARCVVINDDSYHPVQVEAEVMGFSGNKVFLMPVGSVAGIAPGARVVPLADTGRLPMGMGMLGRVLDGAGRALDGKGGMKAEDWVPLDGPTINPLNRDPIHQPLDVGIRCINGLLTVGRGQRLGLFAGTGVGKSVLLGMMTRFTEADIIVVGLIGERGREVKEFIEHILGEEGLKRSVVVASPADDAPLMRLRAAMYCTRIAEYFRDKGKNVLLLMDSLTRFAQAQREIALAIGEPPATKGYPPSVFAKLPKLVERAGNAEAGGGSITAFYTVLSEGDDQQDPIADSARGVLDGHIVLSRRLAEEGHYPAIDIEASISRVMPAVVSPEHMKRAQYFKQLWSRYQQARDLISVGAYVAGGDRETDTAISLQPAMVQYLRQSLNDNVSLGESDAHLSTIFAPAAGG, encoded by the coding sequence ATGCGTCTTGAACGAACCAGCTTCGGCAAGCGCTTGAGCTCTTATGCCGATGCGATCAACCTGCCGGGGCAGCCGATCCTTGAAGGCCGGCTGTTGCGCATGGTCGGCCTTACCCTCGAGGCCGAGGGACTGCGGGCCGCCATGGGCGCGCGCTGCGTGGTGATCAACGACGACAGCTACCACCCGGTGCAGGTCGAAGCCGAGGTCATGGGGTTTTCCGGCAACAAGGTGTTCCTGATGCCGGTCGGCAGTGTCGCCGGCATCGCCCCGGGGGCCCGGGTCGTGCCGTTGGCCGACACCGGTCGCCTGCCGATGGGCATGGGCATGCTCGGACGGGTCCTCGACGGCGCTGGCCGGGCCCTGGATGGCAAGGGCGGGATGAAGGCCGAGGACTGGGTGCCGCTGGACGGCCCGACCATCAACCCGCTCAATCGCGACCCCATCCACCAGCCGCTGGACGTGGGGATTCGCTGCATCAACGGATTGTTGACGGTTGGCCGCGGCCAGCGTCTCGGCCTGTTCGCCGGTACCGGCGTCGGCAAGAGTGTGCTGCTGGGCATGATGACCCGTTTTACCGAGGCCGACATCATTGTCGTCGGGCTGATCGGCGAACGGGGTCGTGAGGTGAAGGAGTTCATCGAGCACATTCTTGGCGAGGAAGGTCTCAAGCGCTCGGTGGTGGTCGCATCCCCCGCCGACGATGCGCCACTGATGCGCCTGCGTGCGGCGATGTACTGCACGCGGATTGCCGAGTATTTCCGCGACAAGGGCAAGAACGTCCTGTTGCTGATGGACTCGCTGACCCGTTTTGCCCAGGCCCAGCGGGAAATCGCCCTGGCCATCGGCGAGCCGCCGGCGACCAAGGGCTATCCACCGTCGGTATTCGCCAAGTTGCCGAAACTGGTGGAGCGGGCCGGTAATGCCGAGGCCGGCGGTGGTTCGATCACCGCGTTCTACACGGTGCTGTCGGAGGGCGACGACCAGCAGGACCCGATCGCCGACTCGGCGCGGGGCGTGCTCGACGGGCACATCGTGCTGTCCCGGCGCCTGGCCGAGGAGGGGCACTATCCGGCCATCGACATCGAGGCGTCCATCAGCCGGGTCATGCCGGCGGTGGTCAGCCCCGAGCACATGAAGCGCGCGCAGTATTTCAAGCAGCTCTGGTCGCGCTACCAGCAGGCTCGCGACCTGATCAGCGTCGGCGCCTATGTCGCGGGCGGTGATCGTGAGACCGACACGGCGATCTCGCTGCAACCGGCGATGGTCCAGTACCTGCGCCAGAGCCTCAATGACAATGTCAGCCTCGGCGAGAGCGACGCGCATCTGTCGACGATCTTCGCGCCGGCGGCGGGCGGCTGA
- the fliJ gene encoding flagellar export protein FliJ gives MAQSRAARLAPVVEMAESKERTAAQRLGYYQGQVQVAQNKLADLEGFRLQYQEQWIERGRHGVSSQWLLGYQQFLSQLDTAVAQQRQSLAWHQNNLDKGRVAWQEAYARVEGLRKLVRRYIEEARMLEDKREQKLLDELSQRLPRQSSY, from the coding sequence ATGGCCCAGAGTCGTGCCGCGCGCCTGGCGCCGGTGGTCGAGATGGCCGAGAGCAAGGAGCGCACGGCTGCCCAGCGCCTGGGCTACTACCAGGGGCAGGTGCAGGTGGCGCAGAACAAGCTGGCCGACCTCGAAGGGTTTCGCCTGCAGTACCAGGAACAATGGATCGAGCGCGGCCGCCACGGGGTTTCCAGCCAGTGGCTGCTGGGCTACCAGCAGTTTCTCAGCCAGCTGGATACCGCGGTGGCCCAGCAGCGCCAGAGCCTGGCCTGGCACCAGAACAACCTCGACAAGGGAAGGGTCGCCTGGCAGGAGGCCTATGCCCGCGTCGAGGGCTTGCGCAAACTGGTCCGACGCTACATCGAAGAGGCCCGGATGCTGGAGGACAAGCGCGAACAGAAGTTGCTGGACGAGTTGTCGCAGCGCCTGCCGCGCCAGAGTTCCTACTGA
- a CDS encoding STAS domain-containing protein, which yields MAVESAVSDNGRKLTISIKGRFDFGKHQEFRDSYERVDTRPDSVVVDLKDATYLDSSALGMLLLLRDHAGGDSADIRVINSNSDVRKILAISNFDKLFDIA from the coding sequence ATGGCTGTAGAGTCTGCAGTAAGTGACAACGGCAGGAAATTGACGATCTCCATCAAGGGGCGCTTCGATTTCGGCAAGCATCAGGAATTTCGCGATTCCTACGAGCGGGTCGACACACGGCCCGACTCGGTGGTCGTCGATCTCAAGGATGCCACCTATCTCGACAGTTCGGCCCTGGGCATGCTGCTCCTGTTGCGTGATCATGCCGGCGGCGACAGCGCCGATATCCGGGTGATCAACAGCAATTCGGACGTGCGCAAGATCCTCGCCATCTCCAATTTCGACAAGCTCTTCGATATCGCCTGA
- a CDS encoding ATP-binding SpoIIE family protein phosphatase — protein sequence MQSEEEPLTVLIAEDGAADRLLLSNIVRRQGHTVLTASNGAEAVEVFQAQRPQLVLMDALMPVMDGFEAARRIKRLAGESLVPIIFLTSLTESSALARCLDAGGDDFLAKPYNQIILAAKIKAMDRLRRLQATVLQQRDLIARHHDYLLNEQRVAKAVFDKVAHSGCLRAPNIRYLQSPYALFNGDLLLAAYTPGGDMHILLGDFTGHGLPAAVGAMPLAEVFYGMTAKGYGLPETLREMNAKLKRILPVDMFCCATFLRLSPQRRTVEVWNGGMPDGYLHDIASGERRPLVARHLPLGVLGAKAFDDRTEVYPMAQGDRIILLSDGVIDTCNGDEQLFGVERLHQVFERNQDPDRLFEEIQEALRQFGGVARDDISLVEIGLPEIGAQMPAVVVYSDSGESCPLDWSVNFEFRAATLRRFNPLPYLLQLLMEVHGLRSLSGALYSVLAELYSNALEHGVLGLDSSLKRDVRGFAQYYEQRSQRLQDLNDGFVRVSLRVVPEGAGGRLFIEVEDSGAGFDFERVMERPAQVERLSGRGVGLVRQLGHCARWSNAGRSAHVEFSWGPQA from the coding sequence ATGCAGTCCGAAGAGGAGCCGCTGACGGTACTGATCGCCGAGGATGGTGCGGCAGATCGATTGCTGCTGTCGAACATCGTGCGACGCCAGGGGCATACGGTGCTCACCGCCAGCAATGGCGCCGAGGCGGTCGAGGTGTTCCAGGCGCAGCGCCCGCAGCTGGTGTTGATGGATGCCCTGATGCCGGTGATGGATGGTTTCGAAGCCGCCCGCCGGATCAAGCGGCTGGCCGGCGAATCGCTGGTACCGATCATTTTTCTCACCTCCCTGACCGAAAGCAGCGCGCTGGCCCGTTGTCTGGATGCGGGAGGCGACGACTTTCTGGCAAAGCCCTACAACCAGATCATCCTGGCCGCCAAGATCAAGGCGATGGATCGCCTGAGGCGCTTGCAGGCCACCGTGTTGCAGCAGCGCGACCTGATCGCCCGGCACCATGACTACCTGCTCAACGAGCAGCGGGTCGCCAAGGCGGTGTTCGACAAGGTCGCCCACTCCGGCTGCCTGCGTGCACCGAATATTCGCTACCTGCAATCACCCTATGCGCTGTTCAATGGCGACCTGTTGCTGGCGGCCTACACCCCGGGCGGCGACATGCACATCCTGCTCGGCGACTTCACCGGCCACGGCCTGCCTGCCGCCGTTGGCGCGATGCCCCTGGCAGAGGTCTTCTACGGCATGACCGCCAAGGGCTACGGGCTGCCGGAAACCCTTCGGGAGATGAATGCCAAGCTCAAGCGCATCCTTCCGGTGGACATGTTCTGCTGTGCCACCTTCCTGCGCCTGAGCCCGCAGCGGCGGACGGTCGAGGTGTGGAACGGTGGCATGCCCGACGGCTATCTGCACGATATCGCCTCGGGCGAGCGCCGGCCGCTGGTGGCGCGGCACCTGCCGCTGGGGGTGCTGGGGGCCAAGGCCTTCGATGACCGCACCGAGGTTTATCCGATGGCGCAGGGGGATCGGATCATCCTCTTGTCGGACGGCGTCATCGACACCTGCAACGGTGATGAGCAATTGTTTGGCGTGGAGCGCCTGCACCAGGTGTTCGAGCGCAACCAGGACCCGGACCGGTTGTTCGAGGAGATCCAGGAGGCGCTCAGGCAGTTCGGTGGCGTAGCCCGCGACGACATCAGCCTGGTCGAGATCGGCCTGCCCGAGATCGGCGCGCAGATGCCGGCGGTGGTGGTCTATTCCGACAGCGGCGAGTCCTGCCCTCTGGACTGGTCGGTCAACTTCGAGTTCCGCGCCGCGACGCTGCGGCGTTTCAATCCATTGCCCTATCTGCTGCAACTGCTGATGGAAGTGCACGGCCTGCGCTCGCTCAGCGGAGCCTTGTACAGCGTGCTCGCCGAGCTGTATTCGAATGCCCTGGAGCATGGCGTGCTGGGCCTGGACTCGAGTCTCAAGCGCGATGTGCGCGGGTTCGCGCAATACTACGAGCAGCGCAGCCAGCGCCTGCAGGACCTCAACGACGGCTTTGTCCGGGTCAGTCTGCGGGTGGTCCCGGAAGGGGCCGGCGGGCGCCTGTTCATCGAGGTCGAGGACAGCGGCGCCGGTTTTGACTTCGAGCGCGTGATGGAGCGTCCGGCGCAGGTCGAGCGCTTGTCGGGTCGTGGCGTTGGCCTGGTTCGACAGCTCGGTCACTGCGCGCGCTGGTCGAACGCCGGTCGTAGTGCCCACGTGGAGTTTTCATGGGGGCCTCAGGCATAA
- a CDS encoding Hpt domain-containing protein, translated as MSVNQEEHLDYDVLSALQEVMEDEYPVLLDTFLNDSEKRLGQLHEADNPTDLGLVAHSFKGSSSNMGAFQLADLCRQLEEQAARLPLTEVEALLGRIDREYEQVRYLYARERERFPIKQ; from the coding sequence GTGAGCGTCAATCAGGAAGAACACCTTGACTACGATGTGCTCAGCGCATTGCAGGAAGTCATGGAGGATGAGTACCCGGTGTTGCTGGATACCTTTCTCAATGATTCGGAAAAGCGCCTGGGCCAGTTGCACGAAGCTGACAACCCGACCGACCTGGGCCTGGTCGCCCACAGCTTCAAGGGCAGCAGCAGCAACATGGGCGCCTTTCAGCTGGCCGATCTTTGCCGGCAGTTGGAGGAGCAGGCCGCCCGCTTGCCGTTGACAGAGGTCGAGGCCCTGCTCGGGCGAATCGACCGCGAATACGAGCAGGTGCGTTACCTGTATGCTCGCGAGCGCGAGCGGTTTCCGATCAAACAGTAG